The Leptospiraceae bacterium genome has a segment encoding these proteins:
- a CDS encoding energy transducer TonB encodes MRVNKSKRQVEKNEFIFLKYAIVVVLLPFFSLLNALFLPSHVSILLEQLNLESSIVKNFYKVYPVIVEHFTYAPFRENQIPVYSYRTSGGKGGITKEYGFHTLTNSDTFLVSYSLQEKDTTQPIQKGVHQNQQTTKSSNKTEKTGFDEEIYLKKNYQKKQDATEDKSSSENSESKLPTKIPANYRFRNDFSLRWDDSPDIAIASVELKGYKYFRDMLRQIRDNFSPPGLNLVWRDSAGVVISQPIKPQVVRVLFLLDYDGTVRDARIVSSMGQKPVDEACIRALLNQNFGTPPPEVFEHGNIFGINFVFPPLH; translated from the coding sequence ATGCGAGTAAATAAATCCAAACGACAAGTAGAAAAAAACGAATTTATTTTTCTGAAATATGCAATTGTTGTAGTATTACTTCCTTTTTTTTCTCTTTTGAATGCTTTGTTTTTACCCAGTCATGTAAGTATTTTGTTGGAACAACTGAACCTCGAAAGTTCAATCGTAAAAAATTTTTATAAAGTTTATCCAGTAATTGTTGAACACTTTACATATGCTCCTTTTAGAGAAAATCAAATCCCTGTCTATTCTTATAGAACATCTGGAGGTAAAGGGGGAATTACGAAAGAATATGGTTTTCATACACTGACTAATAGTGATACTTTTTTGGTATCCTACTCTTTGCAAGAAAAAGACACAACACAACCTATACAAAAAGGAGTGCATCAAAACCAACAAACCACAAAAAGTTCAAATAAAACAGAAAAAACAGGTTTTGATGAAGAGATTTACCTAAAGAAAAATTATCAAAAAAAACAAGATGCGACCGAAGATAAAAGTTCGTCAGAAAATTCAGAATCAAAACTCCCAACAAAAATTCCCGCCAATTATCGTTTTCGGAATGATTTTAGTCTAAGGTGGGATGATTCTCCTGATATCGCCATCGCTAGTGTGGAATTAAAAGGCTACAAATACTTTCGAGATATGTTAAGACAGATACGGGATAATTTTTCTCCTCCGGGATTAAATTTAGTTTGGAGGGATAGTGCTGGAGTTGTTATCAGTCAGCCCATCAAACCACAAGTAGTTCGAGTTCTTTTTCTTTTGGATTATGATGGAACAGTAAGAGATGCAAGGATTGTGTCGAGTATGGGGCAGAAGCCAGTGGATGAGGCATGTATACGAGCACTTTTGAATCAGAATTTTGGAACTCCACCACCTGAGGTTTTCGAACATGGCAATATCTTCGGAATTAATTTTGTTTTCCCTCCTTTGCATTGA